Proteins encoded in a region of the Blastocatellia bacterium genome:
- a CDS encoding glycosyltransferase, with protein sequence MRIAIMGTRGIPANYGGFETFAEQLSIRLAQRGHDLTVYGRSHYVTIPERVYQGVKLVVLPTIRHKYLDTVVHTFISAVHSWFNRYDVVLVCNAANALATGLVRLAGQKTAINVDGIERRRKKWNWLGQLYYLLSEWLSTKIPHAVVTDAGVIQSYYRSRYGKESTMIPYGAPIGRVRNADGLKPFGLEPERYVLYVSRLEPENNAHLVIQAFARIRTELKLVIVGDAPYSHSYIRQLKATTDPRVVFTGYVFGEGYRILQQNAYCYVHATEVGGTHPALIEAMGAGNYVIVFDTPENREVVADAGVFYRNVDQLAALLQHALDAPDEIASYREKAMMRVRASYNWEIVTDQYEQLFARLMEQPSSTR encoded by the coding sequence ATGAGAATTGCCATCATGGGCACGCGCGGTATTCCCGCCAATTATGGCGGCTTTGAAACGTTCGCCGAACAATTGAGCATACGACTGGCGCAGCGTGGTCACGACCTGACCGTCTATGGCCGCAGCCATTACGTCACCATACCCGAACGTGTCTATCAAGGTGTCAAACTCGTTGTGTTGCCGACCATCCGGCATAAGTATCTGGACACAGTCGTCCACACGTTTATTTCAGCCGTTCATTCTTGGTTCAATCGTTACGATGTCGTGCTCGTGTGCAACGCGGCCAATGCGTTGGCGACGGGCTTGGTTCGGCTTGCTGGTCAGAAGACAGCCATTAACGTTGATGGCATCGAGCGCCGGCGCAAGAAGTGGAATTGGCTCGGTCAGCTCTACTATCTGCTGTCAGAATGGCTCTCGACCAAAATTCCTCACGCTGTAGTGACTGACGCTGGTGTGATCCAATCTTACTATCGCTCACGTTATGGCAAAGAATCAACGATGATCCCTTATGGCGCGCCGATCGGTCGCGTGCGCAATGCGGATGGCCTCAAACCATTTGGTCTAGAGCCGGAGCGGTATGTGCTATATGTCAGCCGTCTGGAGCCGGAAAACAATGCCCACCTGGTCATCCAGGCCTTTGCGCGGATACGGACTGAGCTCAAGCTGGTGATTGTTGGCGACGCACCGTATTCCCACAGCTATATCCGACAACTGAAGGCGACGACTGACCCGCGTGTGGTCTTCACCGGTTATGTGTTTGGCGAGGGTTATAGGATTTTGCAACAAAACGCCTATTGCTATGTGCACGCCACCGAAGTGGGAGGGACACATCCGGCGTTGATCGAAGCGATGGGCGCTGGCAATTACGTCATCGTCTTCGATACGCCGGAAAACCGCGAGGTAGTTGCTGATGCCGGTGTGTTTTATCGCAACGTGGATCAGCTCGCCGCTCTGCTCCAGCATGCGCTGGATGCACCTGATGAAATTGCCTCGTATCGTGAGAAGGCGATGATGCGGGTTCGCGCCTCTTACAACTGGGAGATTGTGACGGATCAGTATGAGCAGTTGTTTGCTCGATTGATGGAGCAACCGTCGTCCACGCGCTGA
- a CDS encoding glycosyltransferase family 4 protein, whose protein sequence is MRIGIDAHAIGGQLTGNETYVKNLIVALTEIDQENEYVLFFTHADLARQWQERLPRVRVHLIRPHTPYARIPFSFPLAIYRTGIDLLHVQYTAPPWSPKPVVTTIHDLSYEHFPQFFTPRERFFFKRTIPHTARKAVKVLTGSEYSRHDLIRTYSLPPEKVVVTPYGVAEQFQPVRDHERLATVRRRYGIERPYLLTVGNLQPRKNLARLIQAYTQARSSDEGFRCQLVIVGKKAWLHQHIFHEAHRSHYAGDVILTDYVPDEDLPVLYSGAVAFVYPSIFEGFGLPVLEAMACGTPVVTSNSSSLPEVVGSAGLMVDPYDTDALANALARIVEDEALRLRLSEEGRRRAARFTWRRTAELTLGVYYEVLGLSAPRKASSKV, encoded by the coding sequence ATGCGAATTGGGATTGACGCGCATGCCATTGGTGGCCAACTGACGGGCAATGAGACTTATGTCAAGAATCTCATCGTCGCTCTGACCGAGATTGATCAAGAGAATGAATATGTGTTGTTTTTCACTCACGCTGACTTGGCGCGACAGTGGCAAGAGCGATTGCCGCGCGTTCGCGTTCATTTGATTCGACCTCACACGCCCTATGCGCGCATTCCGTTCAGTTTTCCGCTGGCCATCTATCGTACGGGCATTGATCTATTGCACGTACAATACACAGCGCCGCCGTGGTCTCCCAAGCCCGTTGTGACCACCATTCATGATTTATCGTATGAGCACTTCCCGCAATTCTTCACGCCTCGAGAGCGTTTCTTCTTTAAGCGCACTATTCCACACACCGCGCGCAAAGCGGTTAAAGTTTTGACCGGTTCCGAATACTCGCGGCACGATTTGATCCGCACCTATAGCCTCCCTCCAGAGAAAGTTGTTGTGACGCCCTACGGAGTGGCTGAGCAGTTTCAACCGGTTCGTGATCACGAGCGGCTGGCCACTGTTCGGCGACGGTATGGCATTGAACGACCGTACCTGTTGACAGTGGGAAATCTGCAGCCGCGGAAAAATTTGGCTCGATTGATTCAAGCTTACACGCAGGCGCGAAGCTCTGATGAAGGATTTCGCTGTCAGTTGGTGATTGTCGGGAAGAAGGCGTGGCTGCATCAACATATTTTTCACGAGGCGCACCGCTCGCACTATGCCGGAGACGTCATTCTGACCGATTATGTGCCGGATGAGGACTTACCGGTTCTATACAGCGGCGCCGTGGCGTTTGTTTATCCATCCATCTTTGAAGGGTTCGGGCTGCCAGTGTTAGAAGCGATGGCCTGTGGCACGCCTGTGGTGACCAGCAATAGTTCCTCGTTGCCGGAAGTGGTGGGATCAGCCGGCCTGATGGTTGACCCATACGACACCGACGCATTGGCGAACGCTTTAGCGCGAATTGTCGAAGATGAGGCGCTTCGACTCCGGCTCTCAGAAGAGGGGAGGCGGCGGGCCGCTCGCTTTACCTGGCGTCGCACAGCAGAGTTGACGTTGGGCGTCTACTATGAGGTGCTGGGCCTCAGCGCGCCACGAAAGGCATCGTCAAAGGTATGA